The following coding sequences are from one Lepisosteus oculatus isolate fLepOcu1 chromosome 19, fLepOcu1.hap2, whole genome shotgun sequence window:
- the atpaf2 gene encoding ATP synthase mitochondrial F1 complex assembly factor 2 produces the protein MLRGLARLCRRGGTAVQSPCGCVAASSPAYSTATPGRKKFYQDVSISQGQGGLFEINLDRGKLKTPGGKLFTVPSEVLAVAVATEWDSQKDTLKFYTMHLTTLCNTALDNPTQRNKEQVITAALKFLETDTVCYRVEEPPGLVELQNNEWDPVLDWIEKRYNVVIGSSSSIMGPLIPKETKATFRQHLASYNFWALIGLEFVIAQLKSLVLSFGLIDRHLTVEKAVLLSRLEEEYQIQRWGNVEWAHDYDMYELRARTAAGTLFVHLCSESSTVKHKLLQD, from the exons ATGTTGCGGGGTCTGGCCCGGTTGTGCAGGAGAGGCGGCACCGCTGTCCAGTCACCGTGCGGCTGTGTCGCTGCAAGCTCGCCGGCATACTCTACTGCGACCCCGG GGAGGAAGAAGTTCTACCAGGACGTCAGTATTTCACAAGGACAAG GTGGGCTGTTTGAGATAAACCTGGACCGCGGGAAGCTGAAGACCCCGGGAGGGAAGTTGTTCACAGTGCCCAGCGAAGTCTTGGCAGTTGCCGTGGCGACGGAGTGGGATTCCCAGAAGGACACTCTCAAGTTCTACACGATGCACCTG aCCACACTGTGCAACACGGCTCTGGACAACCCCACTCAGAGGAACAAGGAGCAGGTGATCACAGCCGCGCTCAAGTTCCTGGAGACCGACACCGTCTG CTATAGGGTGGAGGAGCCCCCAGGGCTGGTGGAGCTGCAGAACAACGAGTGGGACCCCGTACTGGACTGGATTGAAAAGAG GTATAATGTTGTGATCGGCTCCTCCTCCAGCATTATGGGCCCTTTGATCCCTAAGGAGACGAAGGCCACTTTCCGACAGCACCTGGCCTCCTACAACTTTTGGGCTCTGATAG GGCTAGAGTTTGTGATCGCGCAGCTCAAGTCTCTGGTGTTGTCTTTTGGGCTGATTGACAGACATCTGACTGTAGAGAAGGCTGTGCTGCTGTCCCGTCTAGAGGAGGAGTACCAG ATCCAGCGCTGGGGTAATGTGGAGTGGGCCCACGACTATGACATGTACGAGCTCCGTGCCCGCACGGCCGCTGGCACGCTATTTGTGCACCTGTGCTCGGAGAGCTCCACTGTCAAACACAAGCTCCTGCAAGACTGA